From a region of the Syngnathoides biaculeatus isolate LvHL_M chromosome 2, ASM1980259v1, whole genome shotgun sequence genome:
- the rassf11 gene encoding ras association domain-containing protein 8 — MEIKVSVDSLPRLVCGVTDETTCQEVVTVLAQALGQPGRYMLRETFKDFERCMAPDEHPLEMLRKYGEHAKEVQLTLLHSGPLVCDEMSRAKLGRHQPCPPLRRKEATTRVWRRSGSLNLHRQSFPLSCLRRDTDQNHEHVKRPKRKSMAFVEEAWEWLENLGKTHVYSTACDKESSKKTGKNKRTFLSVTLSAVRKSPRDQSQVRGHGNSKPDFDQTSCCMGTQQKLKENKNSKKTHGGILNTISDSNSQGEKNHLRETIICQLSYLQKLQVQIECVDKEILELEESEWSREEQKMIQDEMEQMCYWENELKAEEVFETDLQDQFHDMKAKIVDCKAKLEEYKTNMQKLDFCGAQNVDSKEGRHAADGNPPRDSNWQLFKTEMDVNSDRKWPPRRNFNTSPLLPPSQIKERRPTGPTELREWWARWSAVQNSKSNMKKTEIHRSELTIYLGGTKD, encoded by the exons ATGGAAATCAAAGTGTCTGTGGATAGTCTGCCACGTTTGGTTTGTGGAGTTACAGATGAAACAACGTGCCAAGAGGTGGTCACAGTGTTGGCTCAAGCCCTGG GCCAGCCTGGGCGCTACATGTTACGTGAGACCTTCAAAGACTTTGAGAGGTGCATGGCACCAGATGAGCACCCCCTGGAAATGCTCAGAAAGTATGGGGAACATGCCAAGGAGGTCCAGCTCACATTGCTCCACAGCGGCCCTTTAGTTTGCGATGAAATGAGCAGGGCCAAATTGGGTCGACACCAGCCTTGTCCCCCACTGCGAAGGAAAGAAGCCACCACGAGAGTTTGGCGTCGTAGCGGGTCACTGAACTTGCATCGCCAGAGCTTTCCGCTGTCCTGCTTGAGGCGGGATACAGATCAGAACCACGAGCATGTGAAAAGACCCAAAAGAAAGTCCATGGCCTTTGTGGAAGAGGCTTGGGAATGGCTGGAGAACCTGGGAAAAACACATGTTTATAGTACTGCATGTGATAAGGAGAGCAGcaaaaagactggaaaaaatAAACGAACTTTTCTCAGTGTCACACTTTCAGCTGTGAGAAAGAGTCCACGCGATCAGAGTCAAGTCCGAGGTCACGGAAACTCAAAGCCTGACTTTGATCAAACGTCTTGCTGCATGGGAACTCAGCAGAAgcttaaagaaaataaaaactccaAGAAAACGCATGGGGGAATACTCAATACTATCTCAGATTCAAACAGTCAAGGAGAGAAGAATCACTTGAGAGAAACTATCATATGCCAGCTAAGTTACCTTCAAAAACTCCAAGTCCAGATTGAGTGTGTAGACAAAGAAATCCTAGAGCTGGAGGAAAGCGAGTGGAGCAGAGAAGAGCAGAAAATGATACAAGACGAGATGGAGCAGATGTGCTACTGGGAGAATGAACTAAAGGCAGAAGAAGTGTTTGAGACAGATTTGCAGGATCAGTTCCATGACATGAAAGCAAAGATTGTGGACTGCAAGGCCAAACTGGAGGAATACAAGACCAACATGCAAAAACTGGACTTCTGTGGTGCTCAAAATGTTGACTCCAAAGAGGGCCGGCATGCTGCCGATGGCAATCCGCCAAGGGATTCAAATTGGCAGCTATTTAAGACAGAAATGGATGTAAATAGTGACAGGAAGTGGCCGCCCAGAAGAAATTTCAACACTTCTCCTTTACTTCCTCCAAGTCAGATAAAGGAGCGCCGGCCCACGGGACCAACTGAGCTCAGGGAGTGGTGGGCACGCTGGTCTGCAGTCCAAAACTCCAAATCAAACATGAAGAAGACTGAGATCCACCGCTCTGAGCTCACAATTTATTTGGGTGGTACCAAAGATTAA